From the Companilactobacillus ginsenosidimutans genome, the window TTTATGACGAACTAATCAAAATCGGTGACAAAGCAATGGAAAACATCTTCCTATTGAACAGCCACGGAATACTAATCACAGCAACAGACCTACACGTAGCAACAAGAGTAATGGAAACCGTAGAATGGAATGCCGAAATAGCCTATCAACAACAAGTATTCATCAAATTAGGCCTACTACCCGATTACCAATCATGTGGCGCCAACTACAAAGAACCAGTACCAGAAGGATCATTACCAGCAATCCCACTACCAGAAATCAACAAAGTAGCTTATGAGCACCCATTCCCAGAAAATATTGCTCGTCCAAATGAGGAGGTGTACTAAATAAGAAAAAGACAATTAAAAGCATATAGTTGAATTGTATTTAAAAAACAAATGATATCGCTTTCTTCAAAATTCGATATATGTTTTTTAAATAAACAAAATACGCATTGATACGCGCAAAAAAATTCAAAACCAAAACAAGGCTGAAAACAATAAAAGTTTTCAGCCTTGTTTTATTTTGTATGGATTTGATTTAGTTGAATAACTTTAGCTCAACTTTGGACTTGAAGATGATCACTGACACAAGTGGACCTATACCTATATCCATAAAATAAGAACAGTGGTGACTTGGAGTTGGCATACTAATTAGTACATTGTAATTTCTTGACATACATAATATCTATCCCCACTAAACAACAAGGAGTCCAGCGGAAATAATAAATTTGGAATACTATTTAGATTCCGGGGGAAAATCGATTCGGCCTCAGCCGCCACATTTCACTTTGCCGGCGAAGTCGGCTTAGTGAAAGGGTCGCTTTGGAGACATTTCGTACTTTGAAATGGCTTCAAACGTCCCGGCAGCGTTCCAGGCCAAAGAATCGATTTCCCCCGGAATCGGGTCTCCCCTCCACACCAAAACAAATTTTATTTTTCCATAAATGATTTTTATACAAGAAAACTATTGACTACAATAACAAGGTAACGTTTCCAAAAATTAAAATATTATAATCTTTCTAATAAAAACTTAATTTGGACTATTTATTTACTCCATTTTGTTTTAGAATGATGGTACATGTAACTTTGAAAGGAGAATTTTTAATGTCGCAATCATTACAACCAATTGATACCCCTGCGTTTTATATGAACCCAGATGCAAACGTATCAGTTATTAACTATAGCGAAGGCTATATTCAGGACATTTTTCAACTAATCAACAGTAAGGCACTCTTAGGTCTAGTAAAACTATTCCTAGAAGAGCAGAAACAAAATGCAGCAAATGATGTTGTACAAGTAACACCAGAAGATTACGTTGCTATTCTAAAGGCCATCGTTATCGATGAAACAGATAAATATGACCAATATGATAAGGATAAAATTCTTAAAAGTGTTGAGGATCTATATTCATTCTATAGAAACTTCTTCCGTGTATCTCTAGTTAACAAACATAATAATGCGGTTATCAAAGGTAACTTCATGGATATTGATAATCATTTCAATGAAGTAGTTATCGATCTATATCGTGCCGTTGAAGAGAAACTTCAAGGTTTCCAAAACCACACATACCGTCAAATCAACGCTGGTACTAATGCCAGTGCAATTGTTCAATCAATCGAATGGCCTGCTCCTGCTGGCTACGAAAAGCTACAAAACATTCGTTTTATTGATACCTTAATGCTTCGTCCACCAATGATGATGCACACAAAGAGTAACAAACGTGAAGGTGTCTTTGATGCCGTTCCTGATAATCCAATTAAGAAGTTTGATGGTTCACGTAGCGAGTGGTTCTGTTTCCCAGCTAAAATTGGTGAAAGTCTTGCTTACATTTACTTCCAACGTGACTACTTTGTAAGTGGGATCGCTCTTGGTAACTTGTTCGACATCGCCAGTGAAGAAGAAGTTAAAGGTAAGAAACCAGACGAGATCTTGCTATTTGGTCTACCTGAAACTGAAGGCGACGTATGTCACTACTTCCATGATGAAGCTAATGATATTTGGGTCGGTGAAGTTCCATACAACGATAAGACTACTTACTTTGGTTACATGAAGAAGATGTGTTTAACATTGCACAACCTTCACATGATTTATGAAAATAGACTTCCAATCCATGGTTCAATGGTTAAGATTACATTCTCAAATGGAAAAGTTAAGACAGTTGTCTTCTTCGGTGATTCAGGTGCCGGAAAGTCAGAATCTATTGAAGCTTTACAAGAAATTGCTGATGAAAAAATTGTTGATATCGAAACAATTTTTGATGACATGGGTAGTTTTGCATTCGATAAGAATGGTGAAGTTTACGCACAAGGAACTGAAACTGGTGCCTTCGTACGTTTGGATGATTTAAGTAGTGCTGTTGCCTTCAACAACATGGATCGTGGTATCTACTTGAACCCTGAGTTGAAGAACGCTCGTGTTATCTTGCCTGCTAACTCATACAAACGTGTCGTAATGCATCACAGCATCGACATGTGGGTTTACGCCAACAACTACGATTCAGATATTGGTTTGCACCAATTCCCTGATGAAGAAGCCGCAAAAGCAACATTCATTGCCGGTAAGAGAAAGGCACTTGGAACAACTGATGAAGTTGGTATGAGTACAACATTCTTTGCTAACCCATTTGGCCCTGTTCAAGAAGAAGCAAAAACACGTCCAATTATCGATAAAGTTTTCAATCAACTTTATAAAGACAAGATTTATGTTGGTGAAATTTATACTCACCTTGGTAACGACAAGTCTAAGGACAGTTTAAAAGAATCAGCTAAAGAATTGCTCGATCAATTAATGAACAACTAATTTTAAAACTTTGACACTCCAGCAAATCGTTGGGGTGTCTTTTTTTGCTCAAAAATAACTAAACCTGTTCGTTATTTTTGAGTAGGGTTTTTATTAGAATGATGATATTTTATAAACGTGATGAGGCTCACGCTAACGCGGAGTGTTTATTATGAAAAAGAAAATTTCGGCATTCTTAATAGCAGCAGTTTCATTACTTTCACTTATTTTTATTACTCAACTTGCAACACCTCAGACCTCTCAGGCCGCCACCTCTGAAGATCCGATTTTATTCGTACCAGGTTCTTACTCGAACCAAGATAGTTGGGATAAGATGTATCAACAATTGGATCCCGACAATGTTCACACCGTTGTCAAGTTACTAGTGCATGACAATGGCTCAGTTACAAGAACCAACGTTAGAACTGGTCAAAGTGATGAAAGACCTTTCGTAACTATCGCTTTTGACAATTATTTATGGAATGACGATGCAGTTTATGCAAATGCTGCCGGATTACAACAAGCAATCCAGTCATATCAAAAACAAGATCCATTCACACACGCAGATTTCGTTGCTCAATCAAATGGTGGCAACATTGTAGTTAGATATATGGAAGCTGATCCTTCAACAATGTTCGGAACTCTCATCACCGTAGGAACACCATATAATATGAGAGCCGGTAACGGAGATCCAGCTGATCCACTGTTAATCAGTCAAATAGCCGGAGCAGATCGTCTAAATCCTAACATGAATGTTTATAACGTAATCGGACGTGATTATGATGACACATCAACAGATACCGTAGTATCCAGAGATAGTGCAATGGACGGTGGTCACATATTCAGAGGCCATGTAGCATCCCTAACTTACTTATATCTAAGTGGTGAAGATGCAATCCATATGAATCAAGTTTCAGCTCCACAATTTGCACAGATTCTTACAAAATACCTAAGTTTTAACTGAAATACTGGTGGCGACCTATTGTACCAACCCTGGACTCAGGTAAACCTCATACACAAAGAAGTAGTATTTTTACCGGATGGGACGGTTCTAAAATATCAAGATAGTTTTTACTAGGAGATTTACCAAAGTTTCAAAACGGGTAGCACCATCAAGGTTTATTAGACGTCTACAACTTCAAATCTAATCAACTGAAAGATACAAGATAACCACACAAGAAAATCAGACTGGCTAAGCAAATAGCCTTTATAAAAACAAAAGCAAAAAGGACTCAAGAAATTAATCTTGAGCCCTTTTTTGATGAATAAGTTTAATTGTTTAAATTATTATTCAGATACTGATTGCAATTGGCTCTTACGCATGGTCAATTGAATTCTTTGACGATTTTCATCAACATCCATTACCCAAACATTTACGATATCACCAATTGTCACAACAGTACTTGGATCACTCACATAACGATCAGCTAGTTGAGAAATATGTACTAATCCATCCTGTTTAACCCCAATATCAACGAATGCACCAAAATCAACAACGTTGCGAACGGTGCCTTGAAGTTCCATTCCAGGTTTTAAGTCGGCCATGGTCAACACATCTTGACGAAGTAATGGTGCCGGCATACTGTCACGTAAGTCGCGACCAGGTTTACTTAGCCCAGCAACAATATCGGTCAAAGTTTCTTCCCCAATATCAAGTTCAGATGACCAGTCCTTAATATCCAACTGCTTTAATTGGTTCTGTAATTCGACAGTTCCAATTTCATCTGGAGTCACACCTAATTCCTTTAGTAATTTTCTAGTTGCTGGATAACTTTCAGGATGAATATCAGTATTGTCTAATGGATCCGATCCAGCAATAATTCTTAGGAATCCTACGGCTTGTTGATATGCCTTAGGACCTAATCGAGGAACTGATTTTAGTGACTTTCGATCATCAAAAGAACCATTTTCATTACGATACTTCACGACATTTTGTGCAGTTGTCGAAGTCAGTCCAGAAATATGCGTCAATAATTCTGGACTAGCAGTATTTACGTTAACTCCAACTTGGTTTACTGCAGTTTCCACTACCCTATCCAATTGTGAGTCCAATGATTTTTCAGGCACATCGTGTTGGTATTGTCCGACACCAATAGACTTTGGATCAACCTTAATCAATTCAGCTAGAGGGTCTTGTAGACGTCGTCCAATACTGATTGCTGACCTTTCTTC encodes:
- a CDS encoding phosphoenolpyruvate carboxykinase, yielding MSQSLQPIDTPAFYMNPDANVSVINYSEGYIQDIFQLINSKALLGLVKLFLEEQKQNAANDVVQVTPEDYVAILKAIVIDETDKYDQYDKDKILKSVEDLYSFYRNFFRVSLVNKHNNAVIKGNFMDIDNHFNEVVIDLYRAVEEKLQGFQNHTYRQINAGTNASAIVQSIEWPAPAGYEKLQNIRFIDTLMLRPPMMMHTKSNKREGVFDAVPDNPIKKFDGSRSEWFCFPAKIGESLAYIYFQRDYFVSGIALGNLFDIASEEEVKGKKPDEILLFGLPETEGDVCHYFHDEANDIWVGEVPYNDKTTYFGYMKKMCLTLHNLHMIYENRLPIHGSMVKITFSNGKVKTVVFFGDSGAGKSESIEALQEIADEKIVDIETIFDDMGSFAFDKNGEVYAQGTETGAFVRLDDLSSAVAFNNMDRGIYLNPELKNARVILPANSYKRVVMHHSIDMWVYANNYDSDIGLHQFPDEEAAKATFIAGKRKALGTTDEVGMSTTFFANPFGPVQEEAKTRPIIDKVFNQLYKDKIYVGEIYTHLGNDKSKDSLKESAKELLDQLMNN
- a CDS encoding alpha/beta hydrolase — its product is MKKKISAFLIAAVSLLSLIFITQLATPQTSQAATSEDPILFVPGSYSNQDSWDKMYQQLDPDNVHTVVKLLVHDNGSVTRTNVRTGQSDERPFVTIAFDNYLWNDDAVYANAAGLQQAIQSYQKQDPFTHADFVAQSNGGNIVVRYMEADPSTMFGTLITVGTPYNMRAGNGDPADPLLISQIAGADRLNPNMNVYNVIGRDYDDTSTDTVVSRDSAMDGGHIFRGHVASLTYLYLSGEDAIHMNQVSAPQFAQILTKYLSFN